A stretch of Psychrilyobacter piezotolerans DNA encodes these proteins:
- the lpxC gene encoding UDP-3-O-acyl-N-acetylglucosamine deacetylase: MRRKTIAKEISYEGIGLHKGELIKIKLIPVTEKTGIIFKRVDLKEGENEVIMDLENTFDLTRGTNLKNKYEAKIHTIEHFLSVLSIFEITDLMIEIDGNELPIGDGSAKIFGELIRDTGTFDLDSEIEELIITEPVHLTRGDKHIVALPHDGFKITYTIKFDHTFLKTQMLEIDLSKENYLEEIAPARTFGFDYEVEYLRKNNLALGGTLENAIVINKDGVDNPSGLRFEDEFVRHKILDIIGDLKVMNRPIKGHIIAIKAGHALDIEFAKLLTKN; this comes from the coding sequence ATGAGAAGGAAAACCATTGCAAAAGAGATAAGTTATGAGGGGATAGGTCTTCATAAGGGTGAATTGATAAAGATAAAACTAATCCCAGTTACGGAAAAAACCGGGATTATATTTAAAAGGGTAGATCTAAAAGAGGGAGAGAATGAGGTAATAATGGACCTGGAAAATACCTTTGATCTGACCCGTGGAACAAATTTAAAAAATAAATATGAGGCTAAAATTCATACTATCGAGCATTTTTTATCGGTACTATCGATATTTGAAATAACAGATTTAATGATAGAGATCGATGGGAATGAACTGCCCATTGGAGATGGAAGTGCCAAAATATTCGGGGAATTAATAAGGGATACAGGAACCTTTGATTTGGATTCTGAGATAGAAGAGTTAATAATAACCGAGCCGGTACACCTGACTCGTGGGGACAAGCATATTGTGGCATTGCCCCATGATGGATTTAAGATAACTTATACCATAAAATTTGATCATACATTCTTAAAAACACAGATGTTGGAAATAGATCTGAGCAAAGAGAATTATCTGGAGGAGATAGCACCAGCCAGAACTTTTGGATTTGACTATGAGGTGGAATATCTGAGAAAAAATAACCTGGCCTTAGGCGGGACTCTGGAGAACGCCATAGTAATTAACAAAGATGGTGTGGATAATCCCAGTGGTCTTAGGTTTGAGGATGAATTTGTAAGGCATAAAATTTTGGATATAATAGGTGATCTGAAAGTAATGAACAGGCCTATAAAAGGTCATATAATCGCCATAAAAGCAGGACATGCACTGGATATAGAATTTGCAAAATTATTAACTAAAAACTAG
- a CDS encoding ATP-dependent helicase, whose protein sequence is MSILNGLNSEQRKAAEKIDGPLLILAGAGSGKTRTVTYRIAHMVLEKGISPYKILAVTFTNKAAKEMRERVENLIGLEAKKVMVSTFHSFGVRLLRVYAAKLGYDANFNIYDADDQKKLVGRLMKELVVTNKQLTPASVVSKISKYKEDGDEPSDVAKEVYNADTRVVAAVYEKYAQELIKNNAMDFADLLLNTNKLLDDPEVLEKIQGRYEYVMVDEYQDTNNIQYQIITKIAKKHKNICVVGDEDQSIYGFRGANIRNILDFEKEYKDAMVVKLEQNYRSTQNILGAANSIIKLNTTSRGKNLWTEKEKGHLIEIFSASDGRAEADYILQEIIKGKNNGRSYKDYTVLYRTNAQSRVFEEAFLRHRISYKIFGGMQFYQRVEVKDILSYMRVINNPKDTVSLFRIINVPKRKIGAKTIEKIRDFADENEIIFFEAMGRIEETGLGSAVKVTVLRLYEMLKNIMEESQFLTASEIYDMILEGTNYMNYLTSYDEKFEARMDNVRELRTSIQEMEDSEQYEGFISVGEFLEQTALVAATDDLEEDTDYVKLMTIHNSKGLEFPIVFLVGMEDELFPSAKADFSDDDLEEERRLCYVAITRAEEKLHISHASERMVYGRISYMRDPSRFLKEIDDRYVDYINKAKVTPKKKESKLGGLNLITKADFKVDEKSPFKIGEKVTHKKFGTGIIKDVEAGKRLVIRFRDGDKKLPLVLAEKFLVKE, encoded by the coding sequence ATGAGTATATTAAACGGGTTGAATAGCGAACAGAGAAAAGCGGCAGAAAAAATAGATGGACCGCTCTTGATCTTAGCAGGAGCAGGAAGCGGAAAGACAAGAACAGTTACATATAGGATAGCCCATATGGTGCTGGAAAAAGGAATCAGTCCATATAAGATCCTGGCTGTAACATTTACAAATAAGGCAGCCAAAGAGATGAGAGAAAGGGTAGAAAATTTAATAGGCTTAGAAGCTAAAAAAGTTATGGTATCCACATTCCATTCATTTGGAGTGAGGCTGCTCAGGGTATACGCTGCAAAATTAGGTTATGATGCCAATTTTAATATCTATGATGCAGATGATCAGAAAAAATTAGTAGGCAGATTGATGAAAGAGCTGGTGGTAACAAATAAGCAGCTGACTCCGGCCTCTGTAGTATCTAAGATATCCAAATATAAGGAAGATGGGGATGAGCCCTCAGATGTAGCTAAGGAAGTTTATAATGCCGATACAAGAGTTGTGGCAGCTGTGTATGAAAAATATGCCCAGGAGCTTATAAAAAATAATGCTATGGACTTTGCCGATCTACTCCTAAATACCAATAAACTATTGGATGACCCGGAAGTTTTGGAAAAAATACAGGGCAGGTATGAATATGTAATGGTAGACGAATACCAGGATACCAATAATATTCAATATCAGATAATAACTAAGATAGCTAAAAAGCATAAAAATATATGTGTTGTTGGGGATGAAGACCAGAGTATATACGGGTTTAGAGGAGCAAATATAAGAAATATCCTGGATTTTGAGAAGGAATATAAGGATGCCATGGTAGTGAAATTGGAGCAAAATTATAGATCTACTCAGAATATATTGGGAGCTGCAAATAGTATTATTAAATTAAATACAACTTCCAGGGGTAAAAACCTTTGGACCGAGAAGGAAAAAGGTCATTTAATTGAGATATTTTCTGCATCGGATGGAAGAGCAGAGGCAGATTATATCCTGCAGGAGATAATAAAGGGTAAAAATAACGGCAGATCCTATAAAGATTATACTGTTTTATACAGAACCAATGCACAGTCAAGGGTATTTGAGGAAGCTTTTTTAAGACATAGGATCAGCTATAAAATATTTGGCGGGATGCAGTTCTATCAGAGGGTAGAGGTAAAGGATATCCTTTCCTATATGAGGGTAATAAATAATCCCAAAGATACTGTTAGTTTATTCAGGATAATCAATGTTCCCAAAAGAAAAATCGGAGCAAAGACCATTGAAAAAATCAGGGATTTTGCCGATGAAAATGAGATCATATTTTTTGAAGCCATGGGCAGGATAGAGGAAACCGGTCTGGGGTCGGCTGTAAAAGTGACTGTGCTCAGACTGTATGAAATGTTAAAAAATATAATGGAAGAAAGTCAATTTCTAACAGCCTCAGAGATATATGATATGATCTTAGAGGGAACTAACTATATGAATTATTTAACTAGTTACGATGAAAAATTTGAAGCTAGGATGGATAATGTAAGGGAACTTCGAACTTCCATACAGGAGATGGAAGATTCGGAGCAATATGAAGGATTTATTAGTGTAGGAGAGTTTTTAGAACAGACGGCATTGGTAGCGGCTACAGATGACTTAGAGGAAGATACAGATTATGTGAAATTGATGACGATCCATAACTCCAAGGGATTGGAATTTCCAATAGTTTTCCTGGTGGGGATGGAGGATGAATTATTTCCAAGTGCTAAGGCTGATTTTTCCGATGATGATTTAGAGGAAGAGAGAAGACTCTGCTACGTGGCTATAACACGTGCCGAGGAAAAATTACATATCTCCCATGCATCTGAAAGGATGGTATATGGAAGGATCTCATATATGAGGGATCCCTCCAGGTTTTTAAAGGAGATAGATGACAGGTATGTGGATTATATAAATAAAGCAAAGGTTACTCCTAAAAAGAAAGAAAGTAAATTAGGAGGATTAAACTTAATAACAAAGGCAGACTTTAAGGTGGATGAAAAATCACCGTTTAAAATTGGTGAAAAGGTAACCCATAAAAAGTTTGGTACGGGGATTATAAAGGATGTAGAAGCAGGTAAAAGACTAGTAATCAGGTTTAGAGATGGGGATAAAAAATTACCCCTGGTTCTAGCTGAAAAGTTTTTGGTCAAAGAATAG
- a CDS encoding GNAT family N-acetyltransferase yields MYRILKGKTLAKFIERLKELNPDILTDSDDTVFIILSEEKIIGYAVLGKDKVLKDIFIEESRRYSSSGTKLIEFIKNYLSAKGIDEIYLDRYLENAIFFKKVGFKEWSGNLYKIDGLTAREKRKKDGIRSTLISIVINMLLAGIKIFFGIIGKSKALVADGFHSVSDIVGSIVVLVGVYLGNKPADEEHPYGHGKLESIAGNIIGVILVITAYSLIVENIGDYFRETVRIIPEKITLVIVLIAIAVKYVLYRYKYNVGMRIKNDAVIADAREHKSDVLSSIGVLVGILLSIYVNPIFDLLLSIGVGLIIGKEGLHIIFQTSNNLMDVQDKKLIEEVDKYVNSFGFIENTHDIRMKTSGNMIYLSLHIRLDGKMTIHEGHELSDDIKYSILNKFEDVGDVTIHMDCTI; encoded by the coding sequence ATGTATAGGATATTAAAAGGGAAGACTTTGGCAAAATTTATAGAAAGATTAAAAGAATTGAATCCTGATATTTTAACAGATTCAGATGATACAGTATTTATAATCTTATCTGAAGAAAAAATTATAGGATATGCTGTATTGGGGAAAGATAAAGTTTTAAAGGATATATTTATAGAAGAGAGCCGGAGATATAGTTCCTCGGGGACTAAATTAATAGAATTTATTAAAAACTATCTCTCCGCTAAGGGAATAGATGAGATCTACTTGGACAGATACTTAGAAAATGCCATATTTTTTAAAAAAGTAGGGTTCAAAGAGTGGTCTGGAAATCTATATAAGATAGATGGGCTTACAGCCAGGGAAAAAAGGAAAAAAGATGGGATAAGAAGTACCCTTATATCTATTGTAATTAATATGCTTTTAGCAGGGATAAAGATATTCTTTGGAATAATCGGAAAAAGTAAAGCCCTGGTCGCTGACGGATTTCATTCTGTTTCAGATATAGTGGGGTCCATCGTAGTTTTAGTAGGGGTATATCTGGGGAACAAACCGGCAGATGAGGAGCATCCCTATGGACACGGAAAATTAGAGAGTATAGCCGGAAATATAATCGGTGTAATACTGGTGATCACTGCATACAGTTTGATTGTGGAGAATATAGGAGATTATTTCAGAGAAACTGTCCGAATAATCCCAGAGAAGATAACCTTGGTTATCGTACTGATCGCAATAGCTGTTAAATATGTATTATACAGGTATAAATATAATGTGGGGATGAGGATAAAAAATGATGCTGTTATAGCCGATGCCAGAGAGCATAAGAGTGATGTATTGTCTTCTATAGGGGTCTTGGTAGGGATACTGTTATCGATCTATGTAAACCCGATATTTGACCTTCTGCTCAGTATAGGGGTAGGGCTGATTATTGGTAAGGAAGGACTGCATATAATTTTTCAGACTTCTAATAACTTAATGGATGTACAGGATAAAAAATTAATAGAAGAGGTAGATAAATATGTGAATTCATTTGGATTTATAGAAAATACCCACGATATAAGGATGAAAACATCGGGAAATATGATCTATCTGTCACTGCACATCAGGTTAGATGGAAAGATGACCATCCATGAGGGACATGAACTGTCCGATGATATAAAATACTCCATTCTAAATAAATTTGAGGATGTAGGAGATGTAACGATCCATATGGATTGCACAATATAA